The following proteins come from a genomic window of Hymenobacter canadensis:
- a CDS encoding HEAT repeat domain-containing protein: MTAEEALKHLRSTDTEEQLAILRELSSLEAMPELYDTTVENLRSPEPGVVFFSLDMLIKKYAAQTRRDAELLTPQLIQLLSTGYGPVVDRAIWALSVTGENSINELIRCIISSTDERSREAYTWALSRNAHIRQYPMLVVTTLRGLLQDKNPHIQYAALNALMDMSPLRPFERLASDAYDFEPVYTELEVTAQALLKAHIFDTEWIDRYLELLHNRHKPNH, encoded by the coding sequence ATGACAGCTGAAGAAGCACTAAAGCACTTACGTTCGACCGATACTGAAGAACAGTTAGCCATCTTGAGGGAGCTTTCTTCGCTGGAAGCAATGCCCGAGCTGTACGATACGACGGTAGAAAACCTTCGGAGCCCGGAGCCCGGAGTAGTGTTTTTCAGCCTCGATATGCTGATCAAGAAGTACGCTGCCCAAACGCGGAGAGACGCGGAGCTGCTCACGCCGCAACTGATTCAGCTGCTAAGTACAGGCTATGGGCCGGTAGTTGACCGAGCTATCTGGGCCTTGAGCGTAACGGGCGAAAACTCAATAAACGAGCTAATTAGGTGCATTATTTCTTCTACGGATGAGCGTAGCCGAGAAGCATATACTTGGGCATTAAGCAGAAACGCCCACATCCGTCAGTATCCGATGCTGGTAGTTACCACATTGCGAGGGCTGTTACAGGATAAGAATCCTCATATCCAATACGCTGCCCTGAATGCGCTGATGGATATGAGCCCTCTTCGGCCATTCGAAAGATTGGCTAGTGATGCATATGACTTTGAGCCAGTCTACACCGAGTTGGAAGTAACGGCGCAAGCACTGCTGAAAGCGCACATCTTTGATACAGAATGGATTGATAGATACCTCGAATTATTGCACAATCGACACAAACCAAACCATTAA
- a CDS encoding nucleotidyltransferase domain-containing protein: protein MHARIQTALTQLEATHHIRILYACESGSRAWGFPSPDSDYDVRFIYSHAADWYLTLDDGPDTLNFPVDDELDLAGWELRKTLKLLRGSNAALFEWLQSPVVYREAGGFRAVLESLLPACWNPRAGLHHYAGLMRRGVLDDLTGEEVRLKRLFYALRSTLAARWIRQRPAEVPPMEFAVLRALLPPELNSVVDELLARKATADEKTTVPRPVLLVDFLQAEYEATLAARETLPVMRHPEPTPALDAVFRTWLAVDERL from the coding sequence GTGCACGCCCGCATCCAAACTGCCCTCACCCAGCTCGAAGCCACGCACCACATCCGCATTCTGTACGCCTGCGAGTCGGGCAGCCGGGCCTGGGGCTTTCCCTCGCCGGATTCCGACTACGACGTGCGCTTCATCTATAGCCATGCGGCCGACTGGTACCTGACCCTCGACGACGGCCCCGACACGCTCAACTTCCCCGTGGATGACGAGCTGGACCTGGCCGGCTGGGAGCTGCGCAAGACCCTGAAGCTGCTGCGCGGCTCCAACGCGGCCCTTTTCGAGTGGCTGCAGTCGCCGGTGGTGTACCGGGAGGCGGGCGGGTTTCGGGCGGTGCTGGAGTCGCTGCTGCCGGCCTGCTGGAACCCGCGGGCCGGCCTGCACCACTACGCGGGCCTGATGCGGCGCGGCGTACTGGACGATTTAACGGGCGAGGAAGTACGGCTGAAACGGCTGTTCTACGCCCTGCGCTCCACGCTAGCCGCCCGCTGGATACGGCAGCGCCCGGCCGAAGTGCCGCCGATGGAGTTTGCGGTGCTCCGGGCACTGCTGCCGCCGGAGCTAAACAGTGTCGTGGACGAGCTACTGGCCCGCAAAGCCACCGCCGACGAGAAAACCACGGTGCCGCGTCCGGTACTTCTGGTTGATTTCCTGCAGGCTGAGTACGAAGCCACGCTGGCCGCCCGCGAAACGCTGCCCGTAATGCGCCATCCTGAACCGACGCCGGCGCTGGATGCCGTATTTCGGACGTGGCTGG
- a CDS encoding S41 family peptidase, with protein sequence MKKLLLVTLCAAVTSVARAQTTPAPLPDSVQAFLDKSLTLLETHSLERNAVNWTQLRQTVQQKARGAQSVRELLPVYPYVFEQLRDDHGWLTYKGKTYKWRNTARPAYANAAVKQALAHKPGLVIRMLPGRIGYVQLPGINAGGSLEAMQAAALVVQDSLCRSNPDQARAWIIDLRLNDGGAMAPMLAGLAPLIGDGHLGGFVDKDGKPDQQWYLRQGNFYLDSMQVTTLPNRCPMRRTDKPVAVLLSGMTASSGEIVAISLRGRPATRSFGEPTYGATTANESYRISGSSYLTIAGMQETDRNHVIYNTSLTPDVPIPGGDNFADLSKDAKVAAALKWLKKQKSR encoded by the coding sequence ATGAAAAAACTATTGCTCGTGACCTTATGCGCGGCGGTTACTTCCGTGGCCCGCGCCCAAACTACCCCGGCCCCGCTCCCCGATTCCGTGCAGGCCTTCCTCGATAAGAGCCTGACGCTGCTGGAAACGCACTCCTTGGAGCGCAACGCCGTGAACTGGACCCAGCTGCGCCAGACGGTGCAGCAGAAAGCTCGGGGCGCGCAGTCGGTGCGGGAGCTGCTGCCGGTTTACCCCTATGTGTTCGAGCAGCTCCGGGACGACCACGGCTGGCTGACCTACAAGGGCAAAACATACAAGTGGCGCAATACCGCCCGCCCCGCCTACGCCAACGCTGCCGTGAAGCAGGCCCTGGCCCATAAGCCCGGTCTGGTTATCCGGATGCTGCCCGGCCGCATCGGTTACGTGCAGCTGCCGGGCATCAACGCCGGGGGCAGCCTCGAAGCCATGCAGGCGGCGGCCCTGGTGGTGCAGGATTCCCTGTGCCGCAGCAACCCCGACCAGGCCCGGGCCTGGATCATCGACCTGCGCCTGAACGACGGCGGTGCCATGGCCCCCATGCTGGCCGGCCTCGCCCCCCTCATCGGCGACGGCCACCTGGGCGGCTTCGTGGACAAGGACGGCAAACCCGACCAGCAGTGGTACCTCCGCCAGGGCAATTTCTACCTGGATTCGATGCAGGTCACGACGCTGCCAAACCGCTGCCCCATGCGCCGCACCGATAAGCCCGTGGCCGTGCTGCTCAGCGGGATGACCGCCAGCTCGGGCGAAATCGTGGCCATCAGCCTGCGGGGCCGCCCCGCCACCCGCTCGTTCGGGGAGCCCACCTACGGGGCCACCACCGCCAACGAAAGCTACCGCATCAGCGGCAGCAGCTACCTCACCATCGCCGGCATGCAGGAAACTGACCGCAACCACGTCATCTACAACACCAGCCTCACCCCCGACGTCCCCATCCCCGGCGGCGACAACTTCGCAGACCTAAGCAAAGACGCCAAAGTAGCCGCGGCGCTGAAGTGGCTGAAGAAGCAGAAAAGCCGGTAG
- a CDS encoding DUF2268 domain-containing putative Zn-dependent protease (predicted Zn-dependent protease with a strongly conserved HExxH motif), giving the protein MRRLLFVGLLLTTCCTSRPARVEQVQLITQDLDNFWAAYPAALRDTAQAYRIFQEQYFAKASPGLRDYYARKYQNDPVQFARRITQRPRYYTSIRQTTLAVAAQKPQILSAFRQLQALYPPARFSHIYFLVGGFAGSTAQPPGLLIGLDQTANGPGVDTSELTLVQRNRCGPITDLPSLITHEMVHNVQQRNDGMLLSAAIREGMADFVAELVTGTLGNNARLHAYGNAHAAALWRAFRQEMRGTDTHNWLANSAQETTEKPCDLGYYVGYKICQAYYTKSADKKQALATMLTTHDFPAFLARSGYAGISRTP; this is encoded by the coding sequence ATGCGCCGTTTATTATTCGTCGGCCTGCTCCTGACCACCTGCTGCACCAGCCGACCGGCGCGGGTAGAGCAGGTACAACTGATTACGCAGGACCTCGACAACTTCTGGGCCGCGTATCCGGCGGCCCTGCGCGACACGGCTCAGGCGTACCGGATTTTTCAGGAGCAGTATTTTGCCAAGGCCTCGCCCGGCCTGCGCGACTATTACGCCCGTAAATACCAAAACGACCCGGTGCAGTTTGCCCGGCGCATCACCCAACGGCCGCGCTACTACACTTCTATACGCCAGACCACGCTGGCGGTAGCCGCCCAGAAACCGCAGATTCTATCGGCTTTCCGGCAGTTGCAGGCGCTTTATCCGCCGGCCCGTTTTAGCCACATCTATTTTCTGGTGGGCGGTTTCGCGGGCAGCACGGCCCAACCGCCGGGCCTGCTTATCGGCCTCGACCAGACGGCCAACGGCCCCGGCGTGGACACCTCGGAGCTGACCTTGGTGCAGCGCAACCGCTGCGGCCCCATCACGGATCTGCCCAGCCTGATAACCCACGAAATGGTGCACAACGTGCAGCAGCGCAACGATGGGATGCTACTCAGCGCGGCTATCCGGGAAGGTATGGCCGATTTTGTGGCGGAACTGGTGACCGGAACTTTGGGCAACAACGCCCGGCTGCATGCCTACGGTAACGCCCATGCGGCCGCGCTGTGGCGCGCCTTCCGGCAGGAAATGCGCGGCACTGACACCCACAACTGGCTGGCCAACAGCGCGCAGGAAACCACCGAAAAACCCTGCGACCTGGGCTACTACGTGGGCTACAAGATCTGCCAAGCCTACTACACCAAATCCGCCGACAAAAAGCAGGCCCTGGCCACGATGCTCACCACCCACGACTTCCCGGCCTTCCTGGCCCGAAGCGGTTATGCCGGAATTTCTCGTACGCCGTAG
- a CDS encoding M28 family metallopeptidase, which yields MPSSTHFPARLLPAGLLLTLALAGCQSKPAATETAATAAPDTADAISAASISKYLQAVSSDEMLGRKPFTAGEQRSTQYLADEFKRLGLQPGPNGTYSQPVPLVEITGTPSATLQIKGKGQPLSLQYKTDFVAFTQREQAQVSVTNSELVFAGYGVVAPEYGWDDYAGLDVKGKTVVVLVNDPGNAGQDSTLFKGRAMTYYGRWTYKYEEAARHGAAGLLIVHDTQPAAYPWSVVLSGATSPKLRAQTANKGADKCALEGWLTLDAAKKLFQTAGLSYDELYAAANTRGFRPRPLGGLTLTTGIQNKLRHQTSRNVLAVLPGTTRPQEYILYSAHWDHFGIGKAIAGDSIYNGTVDDGTGLAALLSIAEAFQQAKQKPQRSLVFLAVTGEEQGLLGSAYYAQHPPFPLNKTVADLNMDMLWPYGPMKDLTVIGYGQSELEDYARAAAKEQNRYLLPDQTPETGMFYRSDHFSFAHVGVPSLYASGGFESRTGGKATIAQQRQNYTSTMYHKPADQFDPSWDLTGIAQDAQLYFRVGQRLAGETTFPQWRAGSEFKGARDKNMGGR from the coding sequence ATGCCCTCTTCCACTCATTTCCCGGCCCGCCTGCTCCCGGCCGGCCTCCTGCTGACCCTGGCTCTGGCCGGCTGCCAGTCGAAGCCCGCCGCCACCGAAACGGCCGCCACCGCTGCCCCGGATACTGCTGACGCCATCAGCGCGGCCAGCATCAGCAAGTACCTGCAGGCGGTTTCCTCGGATGAGATGCTGGGGCGCAAGCCGTTTACGGCGGGTGAGCAGCGCAGCACCCAGTATCTGGCCGATGAGTTCAAGCGCCTCGGGCTGCAGCCGGGTCCCAACGGCACGTATTCCCAGCCAGTACCGCTGGTGGAAATTACGGGCACGCCTTCCGCTACCCTGCAAATCAAGGGTAAAGGCCAGCCGCTGAGCCTGCAGTACAAGACCGATTTCGTGGCCTTCACCCAGCGCGAACAGGCGCAGGTCAGCGTTACGAACTCGGAGTTGGTGTTTGCCGGCTACGGCGTGGTGGCCCCCGAGTACGGCTGGGACGACTACGCCGGCCTCGATGTGAAGGGCAAAACCGTGGTGGTGCTCGTCAATGACCCCGGCAACGCGGGCCAGGACTCCACTTTGTTCAAGGGCCGGGCCATGACCTACTACGGCCGCTGGACCTACAAATACGAGGAAGCCGCCCGCCACGGCGCCGCCGGTCTGCTCATCGTGCACGATACCCAGCCGGCCGCTTACCCCTGGAGCGTGGTGCTGAGCGGAGCCACCAGCCCCAAGCTGCGCGCCCAAACCGCCAACAAAGGCGCCGACAAGTGCGCCCTGGAAGGTTGGCTGACCCTGGACGCGGCCAAAAAGCTGTTCCAGACCGCCGGCCTCAGCTACGACGAGCTCTACGCCGCCGCCAATACCCGCGGCTTCCGGCCCCGGCCGCTGGGCGGGCTCACGCTCACGACCGGCATCCAGAACAAGCTGCGCCACCAGACCTCGCGCAACGTGCTGGCCGTTCTGCCCGGCACCACCCGTCCCCAGGAGTACATCCTCTATTCGGCCCACTGGGACCATTTCGGCATCGGTAAAGCCATTGCCGGCGACTCCATCTACAACGGGACCGTGGACGACGGCACCGGCTTGGCCGCCCTGCTGAGCATTGCCGAAGCCTTCCAGCAAGCCAAGCAGAAGCCCCAGCGCAGCCTCGTGTTTCTGGCCGTAACCGGCGAAGAGCAGGGGCTGCTGGGCTCGGCCTACTACGCCCAGCACCCGCCCTTCCCGCTCAACAAAACCGTGGCCGACCTGAACATGGACATGCTCTGGCCCTACGGCCCGATGAAGGACCTGACGGTTATCGGCTACGGGCAGTCGGAGCTGGAAGACTACGCCCGCGCCGCCGCTAAGGAGCAAAACCGCTACCTGCTGCCCGACCAGACGCCCGAAACCGGCATGTTCTACCGCTCCGACCACTTCAGCTTCGCCCACGTGGGCGTGCCCTCGCTCTACGCCAGCGGCGGTTTCGAGAGCCGCACCGGCGGCAAGGCTACCATCGCCCAACAGCGCCAGAACTACACCTCCACCATGTACCACAAGCCCGCCGACCAGTTCGACCCCAGCTGGGACCTGACCGGCATTGCCCAGGACGCCCAGCTTTACTTCCGCGTGGGCCAGCGCCTGGCGGGTGAAACCACGTTTCCGCAGTGGCGCGCAGGCTCGGAGTTCAAGGGGGCGCGGGACAAGAATATGGGCGGGCGATAA